From a region of the Trichocoleus sp. FACHB-46 genome:
- a CDS encoding AAA family ATPase, which yields MNFSNEFELLLRARYPLIYIPTREEERVEAAIAQSAKHQGNRAVYIWDFVDGYQGNANDAGFGKRNPLQALEFVEKLPATAPAIFILRDFHRFVEDVSVSRKLRNLARLLKSQPKNVVLVASQITIPDELSEVITVLEFPLPAPDDIQVEIERLLVSTGQSLEGRTLDDLVRSCQGLSIERIRRVLARAIATHRELQPDDVDLILEEKRQTIRQTQILDFYPATERISDIGGLDNLKDWLLRRGGAFSERARQYGLPHPRGMLLAGIQGTGKSLTAKAIAHHWHLPLLRLDVGRLFAGLVGESESRTRQMIQLAEALAPCVLWIDEIDKAFSGFDSKGDAGTTSRVFGTFITWLAEKSSPVFVVATANNVQALPPEMLRKGRFDEIFFVGLPSQEERRAIFSVHLSRLRSHNLKSYDLERLAYETPDFSGAEIEQTIIEAMHIGFSQNRDFTTDDILEAASQMVPLAQTAREQIQFLQDWAAAGKARLASRHGGLSSRVSRSIQSPD from the coding sequence ATGAACTTTAGCAATGAGTTCGAGCTACTGCTACGAGCTCGCTACCCCTTGATCTATATTCCCACTCGCGAAGAAGAGCGGGTAGAAGCGGCGATCGCGCAGTCTGCTAAGCACCAAGGTAATCGCGCAGTTTACATCTGGGATTTTGTCGATGGCTATCAGGGCAACGCTAATGATGCAGGCTTCGGTAAGCGCAATCCTCTACAAGCCCTAGAATTTGTCGAAAAACTACCTGCAACTGCTCCTGCTATCTTCATCTTGCGTGACTTTCATCGCTTTGTAGAAGATGTTTCTGTTTCGCGTAAACTGCGGAATTTGGCTCGATTGCTCAAATCTCAGCCTAAGAATGTCGTTCTCGTCGCGTCGCAGATCACCATTCCAGATGAGCTGAGCGAGGTTATCACTGTTTTAGAGTTTCCATTGCCTGCTCCTGATGATATCCAGGTTGAGATTGAGCGTCTGCTGGTGTCAACAGGTCAATCTCTGGAAGGTCGCACGCTAGATGATTTGGTGCGCTCTTGTCAGGGTCTTTCCATCGAACGAATTCGGCGGGTGTTGGCCCGAGCGATCGCCACACATCGTGAACTGCAACCAGACGATGTGGATTTGATCCTAGAAGAGAAACGGCAGACCATCCGCCAGACGCAAATCTTAGATTTTTACCCTGCTACTGAAAGAATTTCAGACATTGGTGGTTTAGATAACCTTAAAGATTGGTTATTGAGACGGGGAGGTGCCTTTTCTGAGCGAGCCCGACAGTATGGTTTGCCGCATCCTAGAGGTATGCTATTGGCTGGAATTCAGGGGACTGGTAAGTCTTTAACCGCTAAAGCGATCGCCCACCACTGGCATTTGCCCTTACTTAGATTAGATGTAGGACGATTATTTGCTGGGTTGGTGGGTGAATCAGAATCTCGAACTCGGCAAATGATTCAGCTAGCTGAAGCGTTAGCTCCCTGTGTGCTGTGGATTGACGAAATTGACAAAGCTTTTTCAGGATTTGACAGTAAAGGAGACGCTGGGACGACTAGCCGCGTCTTCGGCACTTTCATTACCTGGCTAGCAGAAAAGTCTTCTCCTGTTTTTGTGGTCGCAACTGCCAATAATGTCCAGGCGTTGCCACCTGAAATGTTGCGTAAGGGCCGATTTGACGAAATCTTCTTCGTCGGCTTGCCCAGTCAAGAAGAACGTCGAGCTATTTTCTCGGTGCATTTGTCTCGTTTAAGATCTCACAATCTAAAGAGTTACGACTTGGAGCGCCTCGCCTATGAAACTCCTGACTTCTCAGGCGCAGAGATTGAGCAAACCATCATAGAGGCAATGCATATTGGGTTTAGCCAAAATCGGGACTTTACGACTGACGATATTCTGGAGGCGGCTAGTCAAATGGTTCCTTTGGCTCAAACAGCACGGGAGCAAATTCAATTTCTTCAGGATTGGGCAGCGGCTGGCAAAGCGCGTCTAGCTTCTCGGCATGGTGGCTTAAGTAGCCGGGTCTCTCGCTCCATACAGTCTCCTGACTAA
- a CDS encoding DUF177 domain-containing protein: protein MDAIYIPQLTRAPEQTEVLEFKEFLPDLETLTPVQGQLKVTHRGNYLEVSVQAETIITLACHRCLQNYNHRLAVDASELIWLDESAGDADAIILDREVGLEDLVESLSPQGNFDAAKWLYEQLCLAIPQRQLCDPACTGIKLSDSLSSSGTDSRWASLEALRKQLPS from the coding sequence ATGGACGCCATTTACATCCCTCAGTTAACGAGGGCTCCTGAGCAGACAGAAGTTCTTGAGTTTAAAGAGTTTCTTCCCGATCTGGAAACTTTGACCCCTGTTCAGGGACAGCTAAAGGTCACTCATCGCGGCAATTATTTAGAAGTTTCAGTGCAGGCCGAAACCATTATTACTTTGGCTTGTCATCGTTGCTTGCAAAACTATAATCATCGGTTGGCTGTGGATGCTTCCGAGCTTATCTGGTTGGATGAGTCGGCTGGTGATGCAGATGCAATTATTCTAGACCGCGAAGTGGGGCTAGAAGATTTAGTAGAAAGCTTATCGCCTCAAGGCAACTTCGATGCTGCTAAATGGCTCTACGAACAGCTATGTTTGGCAATTCCTCAGCGCCAGCTATGTGACCCGGCTTGTACCGGCATTAAGTTATCTGACTCACTTTCTTCTTCAGGAACAGATAGTCGTTGGGCTTCTTTGGAGGCCTTGAGAAAACAGCTACCTTCTTGA
- a CDS encoding R3H domain-containing nucleic acid-binding protein, whose product MQQGREWLQELLSLVDLPADVQVAEQAAHDPTSTQSGTEATLEDRASYWLTIDETGLTPEQIQQLTGPNGAVLDALQYLANTILNLGQAEDQQKAYTIELAGYRARRQAELQSLAEQAADQVRQTGQEVEMKALSSAERRQIHTFLKVYPDLETYSRGREPDRRLVVKQTQTEPS is encoded by the coding sequence GTGCAACAAGGTCGAGAGTGGCTTCAGGAATTATTGAGCTTGGTGGATCTACCAGCAGATGTGCAAGTCGCTGAGCAAGCGGCCCATGACCCCACCTCAACACAGTCTGGTACTGAAGCAACCCTAGAAGATAGGGCTAGCTATTGGCTGACCATTGATGAAACAGGCCTGACTCCGGAACAAATTCAACAACTGACGGGGCCTAATGGGGCCGTCTTGGACGCGCTCCAATATCTTGCTAATACTATTCTCAACTTAGGCCAAGCTGAGGATCAGCAAAAAGCCTACACGATTGAGTTGGCAGGATATCGCGCCCGCCGTCAAGCTGAGCTGCAATCTTTGGCAGAGCAGGCAGCGGACCAAGTTCGCCAGACGGGTCAAGAGGTGGAGATGAAAGCGCTCTCTTCAGCCGAGCGACGGCAGATTCACACTTTCCTAAAGGTGTATCCTGACTTGGAAACCTATAGTCGAGGCCGAGAACCTGATCGGCGCTTAGTGGTGAAGCAGACGCAGACAGAACCTAGCTAA
- the yidC gene encoding membrane protein insertase YidC → MDFGVGFLSNNVMLPILDFFYGIVPSYGLAIVALTLVIRFALYPLSAGSIRSMRRMRVTQPVMQKRVKEIQERHKDDPAKQQEEMSKIYKEFGNPLAGCFPVLLQMPVLFALFATLRGSPFSDANYSVNLQILPQEQITQVQPQAFATSPQNIFIADKVHAPVVALLPGGNRLAVGEKTKIEFQTVDGKPLGTLLEEHPETKIQPSWKITKGEDRVRIDESGNLEALQPGEVSVQGVVPGLAADKGFLFIDALGRVGAFDDDGTIHWDIVGMVLFFGISLYINQILSGQGPNSNPQQATVNKITPIIFSGMFLFFPLPAGVLMYMLLANIFQTFQTFILSREPLPENLQKIVDEEAKTSGGGTDREALPFEPGRAKKKA, encoded by the coding sequence ATGGACTTCGGTGTAGGATTTCTCTCCAACAATGTCATGCTGCCAATCCTGGACTTTTTCTACGGGATTGTGCCTAGTTACGGTCTAGCCATCGTGGCTCTGACACTAGTAATTCGCTTTGCCCTCTATCCTCTCAGCGCTGGCTCGATCCGGAGTATGCGTCGGATGCGCGTCACCCAACCCGTTATGCAGAAGCGGGTCAAGGAAATTCAAGAGCGTCACAAAGACGATCCTGCTAAGCAGCAGGAGGAAATGAGCAAAATTTACAAAGAGTTTGGCAATCCGCTAGCAGGCTGCTTTCCTGTTTTGCTGCAAATGCCGGTGCTATTTGCCCTCTTTGCAACGCTGCGTGGTTCACCGTTCTCAGATGCTAACTACAGCGTCAATCTGCAAATCCTACCTCAGGAGCAGATTACCCAGGTTCAGCCTCAAGCGTTTGCAACTTCTCCCCAGAACATCTTTATCGCTGACAAGGTCCACGCACCTGTTGTTGCCCTCCTGCCAGGTGGTAACCGGTTAGCCGTTGGAGAAAAAACCAAAATTGAGTTTCAAACCGTAGATGGCAAGCCTCTAGGTACGCTATTAGAAGAGCATCCTGAAACCAAAATCCAACCTAGCTGGAAAATCACCAAAGGCGAAGATCGAGTTCGAATTGATGAGAGTGGCAACTTAGAAGCCCTCCAGCCAGGAGAAGTGAGCGTTCAGGGTGTCGTCCCAGGCTTGGCAGCAGACAAAGGATTTCTGTTCATTGATGCCTTAGGTCGAGTTGGAGCCTTTGATGACGATGGCACAATCCATTGGGACATCGTTGGCATGGTGCTCTTCTTTGGTATCAGCTTGTACATCAACCAAATCTTGTCGGGTCAAGGACCTAATTCCAATCCCCAACAGGCAACGGTCAACAAGATTACGCCAATTATCTTCTCTGGGATGTTCTTGTTCTTCCCGCTTCCAGCTGGTGTCTTGATGTACATGCTGCTAGCTAACATCTTCCAAACCTTCCAAACCTTTATTCTGTCACGGGAGCCTCTACCCGAAAACTTGCAGAAGATTGTGGATGAAGAGGCCAAAACCTCTGGTGGTGGTACAGACAGAGAAGCCCTTCCTTTTGAACCAGGACGGGCTAAGAAAAAGGCCTAA
- a CDS encoding PH domain-containing protein: MAINEEAYYEGGPHIGDLIINFLLGFTIICIPLSVGAIVRALWVRYRITNRRISVTGGWMGRDRSDIIYSEIAKIVTVPRGLGAWGDMVITLKDGSRLELRSVPNFREVYDYINDKLSTRAQQASGAVGAKS, encoded by the coding sequence ATGGCGATTAACGAGGAAGCATACTATGAGGGCGGTCCTCACATTGGCGATCTGATCATCAACTTTTTGCTGGGATTTACTATTATTTGTATCCCCCTGAGCGTTGGTGCTATTGTTCGCGCCCTGTGGGTTCGTTATCGCATTACCAATCGTCGTATTTCTGTCACTGGTGGTTGGATGGGGCGCGATCGCTCCGATATCATCTACTCCGAAATTGCCAAAATCGTCACTGTACCTCGTGGACTGGGTGCTTGGGGCGATATGGTCATCACCTTAAAAGATGGCAGCCGCCTAGAGCTGCGATCGGTGCCTAACTTTAGAGAGGTCTACGACTACATCAATGACAAGCTCTCCACAAGGGCTCAGCAAGCAAGCGGTGCAGTGGGCGCTAAATCCTAA
- the rnpA gene encoding ribonuclease P protein component, producing MSLPQSNRLKRRQDFSAVYQGGIRRSTANITLRALNKQGHLNHSSHSPALPTQIGISVSQKVSKRAVVRNRLKRQIRAALRQFLPQLPLGWQLVVVVRPPAVQCDYHQVLRELEQLLVDAEVLR from the coding sequence GTGTCCCTGCCCCAGTCAAATCGGCTTAAACGGCGACAAGACTTTAGTGCCGTTTATCAAGGTGGAATTCGTCGCTCGACGGCGAACATAACCTTACGAGCCTTAAACAAACAAGGTCATCTCAACCATTCCAGCCACTCTCCAGCATTACCAACTCAGATTGGTATTTCTGTTAGTCAAAAAGTCAGTAAACGTGCTGTAGTTCGCAATCGCCTAAAGCGACAAATTCGGGCTGCTCTACGACAGTTTTTGCCCCAGCTACCTCTGGGCTGGCAGCTAGTAGTTGTAGTGCGTCCCCCCGCTGTTCAGTGCGATTATCATCAAGTTCTGCGAGAATTAGAGCAGTTGTTGGTAGATGCTGAGGTTTTAAGGTAA
- the rpmH gene encoding 50S ribosomal protein L34, with translation MTQRTLGGTSRKRKRTSGFRARMRTKNGQRVIKARRQKGRQRLAV, from the coding sequence ATGACTCAGCGGACTTTGGGTGGTACCTCTCGCAAAAGAAAAAGAACTTCCGGGTTCCGGGCCCGCATGCGTACTAAGAATGGCCAGCGAGTCATCAAGGCCCGCAGACAAAAAGGCCGTCAACGTCTTGCAGTCTAG
- a CDS encoding DUF2808 domain-containing protein: MFSKKLMARGAFSTLAIAGCLLGSIPAVTLAQSLPGLTIFSGVKPEYRLSYRLDFGGHTNGWDRYRLRVPAKKMKLAVAQFSITYPNYYKGKFDKDDMEIRVKGKSVPLQEVNWNKENRVIELIPEEPIPANSAVELVFSNVKNPSNPGIFYFNCQILSPGDVPLLRYLGTWELSVS, encoded by the coding sequence ATGGCACGAGGCGCTTTCTCAACTCTTGCGATCGCAGGTTGCTTATTGGGGTCAATTCCTGCTGTCACATTAGCTCAAAGCCTACCTGGATTGACCATTTTTAGCGGTGTTAAGCCAGAATATCGGCTCAGTTACCGCTTAGACTTTGGGGGGCATACCAACGGTTGGGATCGCTATCGACTCCGAGTTCCAGCTAAGAAAATGAAATTAGCAGTAGCTCAATTCAGCATTACTTACCCCAACTACTACAAAGGTAAGTTCGATAAAGACGATATGGAGATTCGGGTCAAAGGTAAGAGTGTTCCCCTCCAAGAAGTGAATTGGAATAAAGAGAACCGAGTCATTGAGCTGATTCCCGAAGAACCCATTCCCGCCAACAGCGCTGTTGAATTAGTGTTCTCCAACGTTAAAAACCCTTCCAATCCTGGCATCTTTTACTTCAACTGTCAGATTCTGTCTCCCGGTGATGTGCCGCTGTTACGCTACTTGGGCACTTGGGAACTCAGCGTTAGCTAA